One cyanobiont of Ornithocercus magnificus DNA segment encodes these proteins:
- a CDS encoding bifunctional pyr operon transcriptional regulator/uracil phosphoribosyltransferase PyrR, with product MALAQHRIEILSADELRRTLRRLASQVMELVQDPDQLVLLGIPTRGVYLARVLAQQLEAIAGAKIAQGTLDPTFHRDDLERVGTRLAEATTLPISPEGRQVVLVDDVIFTGRTVRAALEALQTWGRPQRVMLLVMVDRGHRELPIQPDFCGRNVPTRRTEAIQLRLNKLDGEEGIFLSTVQN from the coding sequence GTGGCTTTAGCGCAGCACAGAATTGAGATACTGTCAGCTGATGAGCTGCGGCGCACCCTCCGCCGCTTGGCCTCTCAAGTAATGGAACTGGTACAAGACCCTGATCAGCTTGTACTACTTGGTATTCCTACTCGTGGTGTTTATCTAGCGCGTGTGCTAGCACAGCAGCTAGAGGCAATAGCAGGAGCAAAAATTGCACAGGGCACTCTTGATCCCACTTTTCACCGCGATGATCTCGAGCGGGTAGGCACCCGCCTCGCTGAGGCGACTACGCTGCCAATAAGCCCTGAGGGACGCCAGGTAGTACTTGTGGATGATGTGATATTCACCGGTCGTACTGTGCGTGCTGCGCTTGAGGCTTTGCAGACATGGGGTCGTCCACAGCGTGTTATGTTGCTAGTGATGGTTGATCGTGGCCATCGTGAATTACCGATCCAGCCTGATTTTTGCGGTCGCAATGTACCTACTCGTCGTACAGAAGCAATTCAATTGCGGCTGAACAAATTAGACGGAGAAGAAGGTATATTTCTCAGTACCGTACAAAACTGA
- a CDS encoding 2,3-bisphosphoglycerate-independent phosphoglycerate mutase has product MSSSAAGKHRDSGRPVAPVVLAILDGWGHRDSDDHNAIRSASTPVMDSLWQAYPHTLIEASGSHVGLPEGQMGNSEVGHLTIGAGRIIRQELVRIGDTVRMKRLGKIEALAGLLNRLCVSGRTLHLIGLVSDGGVHSHIDHLEGLIRWAAAAGAPRLAIHAITDGRDTPPRSGPYFLERVQRVIAETAGELASLCGRYWAMDRDQRWERTSRAYDLYTDPNLPIDSRDAVTVINDSYACGTNDEFLEPTRLTDTIFRDGDGLLLFNFRPDRARQIIQALTLREFEGFPRSYYVHLDAVTFTQVEPNLPVKVAFPPESLNQFLGEVVSASGLRQYRTAETEKYPHVTYFLNGGVEHPLPGEDRHLVPSPRVATYDLSPAMAAEALTDSCIDAIKRGIYTLVIINYANPDMVGHTGVMSAATEAIGTVDHCIGRLLDAVGQMGGSILITADHGNAETMLGPDGQPWTAHTTNPVPIILIEGEGHKLAGYGNALRLRDGGGLADIAPTLLQLLSLPKPEVMTGASLIESIGQEGCVPPVCLPKTA; this is encoded by the coding sequence GTGTCGAGCAGTGCTGCAGGAAAACACCGAGATTCCGGAAGGCCGGTAGCACCTGTTGTCCTAGCCATCCTCGATGGTTGGGGGCATCGAGATAGTGACGATCACAACGCTATCCGCAGTGCTTCAACACCAGTGATGGATAGTCTCTGGCAAGCCTACCCACATACCCTAATTGAAGCTAGTGGAAGCCACGTTGGCCTTCCAGAGGGTCAAATGGGTAACTCAGAGGTCGGCCATCTCACTATCGGTGCTGGTCGGATCATTCGCCAAGAGCTTGTGCGAATTGGTGACACAGTTCGTATGAAACGTCTTGGCAAGATTGAGGCACTTGCCGGCCTACTTAATCGTCTTTGTGTGAGTGGTAGAACTCTGCACTTAATTGGTCTTGTTTCCGATGGTGGCGTCCATAGTCATATAGATCATCTCGAGGGACTAATCCGCTGGGCTGCTGCCGCTGGAGCGCCAAGATTGGCAATCCATGCCATTACCGATGGACGAGATACTCCCCCAAGAAGCGGACCATATTTCCTGGAGCGGGTGCAGCGTGTAATTGCTGAGACTGCTGGTGAGCTAGCTAGCCTATGTGGACGTTACTGGGCTATGGATCGTGACCAGCGCTGGGAACGTACGTCACGTGCGTACGACCTGTACACTGACCCTAATTTGCCTATCGATAGTCGTGATGCGGTCACTGTAATTAACGATAGTTATGCTTGTGGAACGAATGATGAATTTCTCGAGCCCACACGTCTTACTGACACTATCTTTAGAGATGGTGATGGCCTCTTGCTATTCAACTTCAGACCTGATAGAGCTCGACAAATTATTCAGGCTTTGACATTACGAGAGTTTGAAGGCTTCCCTAGAAGCTATTACGTCCACTTAGATGCAGTCACATTCACTCAGGTTGAGCCCAATCTACCTGTTAAGGTTGCTTTTCCTCCCGAATCTCTTAATCAGTTCCTTGGTGAGGTGGTCTCTGCCAGTGGTCTTCGTCAGTATCGCACAGCGGAGACCGAAAAGTACCCGCATGTCACCTACTTCCTGAATGGTGGAGTTGAGCATCCATTACCGGGCGAAGATCGACATCTTGTGCCTTCCCCTCGAGTAGCTACCTATGACCTTTCCCCTGCTATGGCTGCCGAAGCCCTCACCGATTCCTGTATAGATGCGATTAAGCGGGGCATTTATACGCTCGTAATAATCAATTATGCCAATCCTGATATGGTAGGGCATACGGGAGTGATGAGTGCAGCTACAGAAGCTATAGGCACTGTGGACCACTGCATTGGCCGGCTACTAGATGCTGTTGGCCAGATGGGAGGCAGTATCCTAATCACTGCTGATCACGGCAATGCTGAAACCATGCTGGGTCCAGATGGACAACCATGGACTGCGCATACTACTAACCCAGTTCCAATAATTTTGATAGAGGGCGAGGGTCATAAACTGGCAGGGTACGGCAATGCCCTGCGTCTTCGCGATGGTGGGGGCTTAGCTGACATCGCGCCAACCCTGCTTCAGCTACTAAGCCTGCCGAAGCCAGAGGTAATGACAGGAGCCTCACTCATCGAGTCTATAGGTCAGGAAGGCTGTGTACCTCCTGTCTGCTTACCAAAAACAGCTTGA
- a CDS encoding preprotein translocase subunit SecG, with amino-acid sequence MVYFTISWIWIGTGVMLILLVLLHSPKGDGIGGLAASGSSMFSSASSAEATLNRITWACLAIFLTLTVILSAGWS; translated from the coding sequence ATGGTCTACTTCACAATTTCCTGGATCTGGATTGGCACAGGAGTAATGCTAATATTGCTAGTGCTGTTGCATAGTCCAAAAGGTGATGGTATAGGAGGTCTTGCCGCCAGCGGCAGTTCAATGTTTAGCAGTGCGAGCAGTGCAGAAGCAACGCTAAACCGAATTACATGGGCTTGTCTAGCTATCTTTCTCACCCTGACGGTTATCCTCAGTGCGGGCTGGTCATAA
- a CDS encoding chaperonin GroEL: MAKRIIYNENARRAIEKGIDILAESVAVTLGPKGRNVVLEKKFGAPQIINDGVTIAKEIELEDHIENTGVALIRQAASKTNDTAGDGTTTATVLAHAMVKAGLRNVAAGANAITLKKGIDKATDFLVKKIEENAKPISDSNAITQVGTISAGNDEEVGRMIADAMDKVGKEGVISLEEGKSMTTELEVTEGMRFDKGYISPYFATDTERMEAALDEPYILLTDKKIGLVQDLVPVLEQIARTGKPLLIIAEDIEKEALATLVVNRLRGVLNVAAVKAPGFGDRRKAMLEDMAVLTNGQLITEDAGLKLENAKVEMLGKARRVTINKDTTTIVAEGNETAVKARCEQIKKQMDETDSTYDKEKLQERLAKLAGGVAVVKVGAATETEMKDKKLRLEDAINATKAAVEEGIVPGGGTTLAHLAPSLEEWSSVNLSGEELIGAGIVAAALTAPLMRIAENAGANGAVVAENVKAKPFSEGYNAATGDYVDMLGAGIVDPAKVTRSGLQNAASIAGMVLTTECIVADLPEKKEAAPAGGAGGMGGDFDY; encoded by the coding sequence ATGGCCAAGCGCATCATCTATAACGAGAACGCCCGTCGTGCAATTGAGAAAGGCATTGATATACTAGCTGAGTCTGTTGCTGTTACCCTTGGCCCTAAGGGTCGCAATGTAGTGCTCGAGAAAAAATTTGGCGCCCCCCAAATTATTAATGATGGTGTCACCATTGCTAAAGAGATCGAACTTGAGGACCACATTGAAAACACTGGTGTTGCCTTGATACGTCAAGCTGCATCCAAAACTAACGATACTGCTGGCGATGGTACAACAACTGCCACAGTATTAGCCCACGCTATGGTCAAAGCTGGTCTCCGCAATGTTGCTGCTGGGGCTAACGCTATTACCCTTAAGAAAGGTATCGATAAGGCTACTGATTTCCTCGTTAAGAAGATTGAGGAGAATGCCAAACCGATTAGTGACAGCAACGCCATTACTCAAGTTGGCACTATCTCTGCCGGTAATGATGAAGAAGTCGGCCGCATGATTGCCGACGCTATGGACAAAGTTGGCAAAGAGGGAGTAATCTCTTTAGAGGAAGGTAAGTCGATGACTACCGAGCTGGAAGTCACTGAAGGCATGCGCTTCGACAAGGGTTACATCTCCCCATACTTCGCGACAGATACCGAGCGGATGGAGGCTGCCCTTGATGAGCCTTATATCTTGCTCACTGATAAGAAGATAGGCTTAGTACAAGATTTAGTACCTGTACTCGAGCAAATTGCTCGTACCGGTAAGCCTCTCTTGATTATTGCTGAAGACATTGAGAAGGAGGCTCTTGCCACACTAGTGGTTAACCGTCTTCGCGGTGTACTTAATGTTGCTGCTGTTAAGGCTCCCGGCTTTGGCGATCGGCGTAAGGCTATGCTCGAGGATATGGCTGTCTTAACTAACGGTCAATTGATCACTGAGGATGCCGGTCTCAAGCTCGAGAACGCCAAGGTTGAGATGTTAGGCAAAGCCCGCCGCGTTACCATTAATAAAGACACCACTACCATTGTGGCTGAGGGTAACGAGACAGCTGTAAAGGCACGCTGTGAACAAATTAAGAAGCAAATGGATGAAACTGATTCCACGTACGATAAAGAGAAGCTACAGGAGCGACTTGCCAAACTTGCTGGTGGCGTTGCTGTAGTCAAAGTTGGCGCAGCTACTGAGACTGAGATGAAGGATAAGAAGCTCCGTCTCGAAGATGCAATTAACGCTACTAAGGCAGCTGTTGAAGAGGGCATTGTTCCCGGAGGCGGCACTACACTTGCACACCTTGCACCTTCCCTTGAAGAGTGGTCTAGCGTTAATCTCTCTGGTGAAGAACTCATCGGCGCTGGCATCGTAGCTGCAGCTCTCACCGCACCACTAATGCGCATTGCTGAGAATGCTGGTGCTAATGGTGCTGTTGTAGCCGAGAATGTGAAGGCTAAGCCTTTTAGCGAGGGTTACAATGCTGCTACAGGTGATTATGTAGACATGCTGGGTGCTGGTATCGTTGACCCTGCCAAAGTAACTCGGTCTGGCTTACAGAATGCTGCATCCATAGCTGGTATGGTTCTGACGACTGAGTGTATCGTTGCTGATCTTCCTGAGAAGAAAGAGGCTGCCCCTGCTGGTGGAGCCGGTGGTATGGGAGGTGATTTCGACTACTAG
- a CDS encoding co-chaperone GroES — MAAVSLSVSTVKPLGDRVFIKVSESEEKTAGGILLPDTAKEKPQVGEVAQVGPGKRNDDGSCQAPEVSVGDKVLYSKYAGTDIKLGGDEYVLLSEKDILAVVN; from the coding sequence ATGGCTGCTGTTTCTCTCAGCGTCTCTACCGTCAAGCCTCTCGGAGACCGAGTGTTCATAAAGGTTTCCGAATCCGAGGAAAAGACTGCTGGTGGCATCCTTCTGCCCGACACTGCTAAGGAGAAGCCTCAGGTAGGTGAGGTAGCACAGGTTGGACCTGGCAAGCGCAACGATGATGGCTCCTGCCAAGCTCCTGAAGTTAGTGTTGGTGACAAAGTTCTCTACAGCAAATACGCTGGCACAGATATCAAGCTTGGCGGTGATGAGTATGTACTTCTCTCTGAGAAAGACATTCTCGCTGTTGTCAACTGA